A genomic segment from Candidatus Caldatribacterium sp. encodes:
- a CDS encoding basic amino acid ABC transporter substrate-binding protein produces the protein MKRFLLFLVLALLGMSSFAAASTLDEIKARGKIYIGTDATYPPMEFRDEKGEIVGFDIDLGRAIAEELGVEAVFIDTAWDGIFPALDAGKFDIIISSTSITEERLKSKEMSDPYYVTSQAIAVRKDNTTIKGPEDLKGKVVAVQIGTTGDLAVSEIEGVTVKRFDTIDKAYMEVLNGRADAVVNDLSEVAYRMKMLPDMKIVATFREGEEKYGVTMRKGDLELLAAINEALRKIKESGKYDEIYRKWFGELAK, from the coding sequence ATGAAAAGATTTTTGCTCTTTCTGGTTCTTGCTCTTTTGGGAATGAGCAGTTTTGCTGCGGCCTCGACACTTGATGAAATTAAAGCTCGAGGAAAAATCTACATTGGAACCGATGCCACGTACCCACCTATGGAATTCCGCGACGAAAAGGGAGAGATTGTGGGGTTTGATATCGACCTGGGGCGGGCCATTGCTGAGGAGCTTGGGGTAGAAGCAGTATTCATTGATACGGCCTGGGATGGAATCTTTCCGGCCCTGGACGCAGGTAAGTTCGATATCATCATCTCTTCAACTTCCATTACCGAGGAGCGGTTGAAGTCCAAGGAAATGAGCGATCCGTACTATGTGACTTCGCAGGCAATAGCCGTCCGGAAAGATAATACCACCATAAAAGGACCTGAGGACCTTAAAGGGAAAGTCGTAGCGGTGCAGATTGGAACGACAGGGGACTTGGCGGTAAGCGAAATCGAAGGCGTAACGGTCAAGCGTTTCGACACTATTGACAAGGCTTACATGGAAGTTCTGAATGGTCGGGCTGATGCTGTGGTCAACGATCTTTCGGAAGTGGCTTATCGGATGAAGATGCTCCCGGACATGAAGATTGTAGCCACTTTCCGGGAAGGAGAAGAAAAGTACGGAGTGACGATGCGGAAAGGAGATCTCGAGCTCCTTGCAGCCATTAACGAAGCGCTTCGAAAGATTAAGGAATCCGGGAAGTACGATGAAATCTACCGGAAATGGTTTGGGGAGTTAGCGAAGTAG
- a CDS encoding amino acid ABC transporter permease, whose amino-acid sequence MNFDFSALYRALPSLLVGATVTLRITSLSIALGLCIGIVAGLCRVWPNSVLRAVSGAYIEIIRGTPLLVQIFLVYFGLPALGINLDPFLAGVIAMGINSGAYVGEIVRGGIESIARGQMEAALSLGMTWRQAMYYVILPQAFVRILPPLGNEFIALLKDSSLVSTIAIAELTRTGQIIITRTFKSFEIWSGVALFYFLMTYAISRIVRFSEERLRYSE is encoded by the coding sequence GTGAATTTTGACTTCTCTGCCCTTTACAGAGCGTTGCCCTCACTCCTTGTGGGGGCAACAGTTACGCTTCGTATTACCTCGCTTTCCATAGCTTTAGGTCTTTGCATTGGCATTGTGGCTGGGCTTTGTCGGGTGTGGCCTAATTCAGTTCTTCGTGCGGTTTCAGGGGCCTACATCGAGATTATCCGGGGGACACCTCTCCTTGTGCAGATTTTCTTAGTCTACTTTGGACTCCCTGCTTTAGGGATTAACCTCGATCCTTTCCTGGCCGGTGTTATAGCCATGGGCATCAACAGTGGAGCTTATGTTGGGGAAATTGTCCGAGGGGGCATAGAGTCTATCGCTCGGGGGCAGATGGAAGCGGCGCTCTCTCTTGGCATGACCTGGCGACAGGCGATGTACTATGTGATTCTTCCCCAAGCTTTCGTGCGCATTCTTCCTCCTTTGGGGAATGAGTTCATCGCTCTTTTGAAGGATTCGTCACTTGTTTCAACCATTGCCATTGCTGAGCTCACAAGAACCGGGCAAATCATCATTACTCGGACCTTTAAATCTTTCGAAATTTGGAGTGGGGTAGCACTTTTCTACTTCCTCATGACCTACGCCATTTCCCGTATTGTGCGGTTCTCGGAGGAG